A part of Dasypus novemcinctus isolate mDasNov1 chromosome 5, mDasNov1.1.hap2, whole genome shotgun sequence genomic DNA contains:
- the RNF133 gene encoding E3 ubiquitin-protein ligase RNF133 — translation MNLLKISTSRNNAASSWLVKFSFLWLLSQNCCRASAVWTAYMNISFHVGNRMLSELGETGVFGRSSTLKRVAGVLVPPEGKTQNACNPNTSFSRSKDSGTWLALIERGGCTFTQKIKVAAEKGASGVIIYNFPGTGNQVFPMSHQAFEDIVVVMIGNLKGTEILHLIQKGIHITAVVEVGRKHIIWMNHYFVSFVIVTAATLTYFIFYHIRRLWLARIQNRRWQRLTTDLKKAFGQLQVRVLKEGDEEINPNGDSCVVCFEPYKPNDTVRVLTCKHFFHKSCIDPWILAHGTCPMCKCDILKALGIQVDVEDGAESLQVLMSSELPGNLSPNEEGTNNEPPPARRSDKATHMEEHPTSQNDNRPNSVVEEFHPSP, via the coding sequence ATGAATCTACTCAAGATCAGCACTTCAAGAAATAATGCTGCTTCTTCCTGGCTTGTGAAATTCAGTTTTCTTTGGCTTCTTAGTCAGAACTGTTGCAGAGCTAGTGCTGTTTGGACTGCTTACATGAACATATCATTTCATGTTGGGAATCGCATGTTGTCAGAGTTGGGAGAGACTGGAGTATTTGGAAGAAGCTCCACTTTGAAGAGAGTGGCAGGAGTTTTAGTGCCACCAGAGGGAAAAACACAAAATGCATGTAATCCCAACACCAGTTTCAGCCGATCAAAGGACTCAGGGACATGGCTTGCACTTATTGAGCGGGGAGGTTGTACCTTCACACAGAAAATTAAGGTGGCAGCTGAGAAGGGAGCCAGTGGCGTGATCATCTATAACTTTCCAGGAACTGGAAATCAGGTTTTCCCCATGTCTCATCAGGCATTTGAAGACATCGTTGTAGTGATGATTGGCAACCTAAAAGGCACAGAAATTCTGCACTTAATTCAGAAAGGAATTCACATTACAGCCGTGGTTGAGGTGGGAAGAAAACACATCATCTGGATGAATCActattttgtctcttttgttattGTCACAGCTGCTACTTTAACGTATTTCATCTTTTATCATATTCGAAGACTTTGGTTAGCAAGGATTCAGAACAGGAGATGGCAGCGATTAACGACAGATCTCAAGAAAGCATTTGGCCAGCTCCAAGTTCGGGTATTAAAAGaaggagatgaagaaataaaTCCGAATGGCGATAGCTGTGTAGTTTGTTTCGAACCCTATAAGCCTAATGATACAGTTCGTGTTCTGACTTGTAAGCATTTTTTCCACAAGAGTTGCATTGACCCCTGGATTCTGGCCCATGGGACATGCCCCATGTGCAAATGTGACATTCTTAAAGCTTTGGGGATTCAAGTGGATGTTGAAGATGGAGCAGAATCTTTGCAAGTTCTAATGTCAAGTGAATTGCCTGGAAACTTATCACCTAATGAAGAGGGGACAAATAATGAACCTCCTCCTGCAAGAAGGTCAGACAAAGCGACCCACATGGAGGAGCACCCTACTTCTCAGAATGACAACCGGCCTAATTCAGTAGTGGAAGAATTTCATCCTTCACCTTGA